A single window of Pyxicephalus adspersus chromosome 10, UCB_Pads_2.0, whole genome shotgun sequence DNA harbors:
- the LOC140339731 gene encoding proteoglycan 3-like has translation MKIVDEKTKIFGVLRIFTRVVRTFFRAENVCRRLHGDLSSIHGRRISARMRRMMKKRGGKKLAWIGVWRPWRSGKYQNVDQTPMDYSRFGRGQCKKRGRWCVAMNMQTGRWTSQNCNRKLPFVCKSCQRP, from the exons ATGAAAATAGTGGATGAGAAAACTAAGATATTTGGTGTTCTAAGAATTTTCACCCGTGTAGTACGGACATTTTTTAGGGCTGAG AATGTCTGTCGCAGACTGCATGGAGACTTGTCTTCTATACATGGCAGAAGAATCAGTGCTCGAATGAGGAGAATGATGAAGAAACGTGGAGGAAAGAAGCTAGCATGGATTGGTGTTTGGAGACCCTGGCGT TCTGGCAAATACCAAAATGTTGATCAAACCCCGATGGATTACAGCCGATTTGGGCGTGGACAGTGTAAAAAAAGGGGAAGATGGTGTGTGGCCATGAATATGCAGA CTGGTCGATGGACCTCTCAGAACTGTAACAGGAAGTTGCCCTTTGTCTGCAAGTCCTGCCAACGTCCATAG
- the LOC140340033 gene encoding proteoglycan 3-like, whose translation MLHLLLLLLLRTVYAEEPGDCYQDDISNDLVDPSCQEDEDDMPEDLEETHLNFCQLEKSHNISLEGEATCHYRLYTHPRRFPGARRFCRCHGGNLCSIHNACVNHQLRTLAQSYRQQLAWIGVIKPRRKSLIHLC comes from the exons atgCTCCATCTTCTGTTGCTGCTTCTGCTGAGAACTGTTTATGCCGAGGAACCAG gAGATTGTTACCAAGatgacatcagcaatgatctagTTGATCCAAGCTGtcaggaggatgaggatgacatGCCTGAAGACCTGGAGGAAACACATCTAAATTTCTGCCAGTTGGAGAAAAGCCATAACATTTCCCTGGAAGGGGAGGCAACCTGCCATTATAGGCTGTATACCCACCCTAGAAGATTCCCAGGTGCTCGG CGTTTCTGCAGATGTCATGGAGGAAATCTGTGCTCCATACATAATGCTTGTGTCAACCATCAACTGAGGACTCTTGCACAGAGCTACAGGCAGCAGCTTGCATGGATTGGTGTCATTAAACCCCGGCGTAAGTCTCTGATTCACTTATGCTAG